The stretch of DNA ATTTCAAAATGACGGCAGCTGCCCTGATTGAGGCAAATATATCTGTTCCAAACCCCATTCGGTAACTCTGTCCCTCTTGGACTCACTGGGCTGGAGAGGGAAGGTGTAAGACTCCTCTTGCCCACTGCTGTCTCGTACCCTGTCACGGGGCAGTGACTTGGCCACACTCACCTGCTGTGGCATCCCCTTCCCGTGGAGTGCAGAGCTGTCCCAGGATTGGTGGAGGTACAAAAGGGATCCACAGAATGGTGGAGAGAGTCCGAGAGGAGACTCGGACTCATGAGAATGCTTTGGAGTGGAATTTCGGTCCAGGAGGGCCCTGGGAGGAAAGACACTGGGGAACCTGGTGGAAACTCTGTGTTGATCACcttattttccttgcttttttcatttcttctttgctgtgcTTCACCCTGGCAGTTAGGTGAAGAAAGATAGCATGATTCTCTCAAGTGAACCTGACAGGAGGCAGGTCACCTGAGATAGTGTTTGTAAAATTTGGGGAAATCACGAGTTTTTAGGACCATTTCCATGGTGAGCTAAGTGGCTTTCCTCAGAGAGGAACGAAAGGTCAAAGATCAAAGTGATGTCCACTGCAGAATCTGTGAAAATTGGTTGAATTCCACATAGAAGGCTTTGGAGAGCACCCCACGGTAGGTAAAAATACAGAGCATTTGAGTCAAACTGGACGTCAACAGGGTTATTCTGGAGCATTTGAGGCAGCATTCGCCCtaccttctcctcttccccaagCCAGTCTCCTGGGATGTTggaattttccttttcctgtgctgGGAAACTAAAAAAAGGGGTTCTTAAGAGAAAGAACCCAGTCTCTTCCCAGATATGCATAATCAtttctgcctgccgaggcaggtcACAGGTATTCATGGGGTTCATGGCTCGAGTGCTTTGTGGCCCAGTCAAGAATCAATCTGATGGAGAAATGCCTGGCTGAGGCGATGGACCCAAAACACCAACTCTGACTTCCATCTCAAATGCCATTTCTGCCCAGCCCAGGAGTTTCTGGGATAAGCCCTGCCCCATCCACATCTGCAGAAAATAGGAACCCAAGCCCTACTTCCTGGACCTTTCTGCAGAAGGCCGTGGTTGTGACCCTTATTTCTGAATCCAAGGCCCTGCAGAGTTCAGAAAGGTCATTTTCCCAAATTAGCAACTGCTGGGCTACAGGGACCTGTCTGACCTGATGAAGTTGGGTGGCCCTAGGGGCCCTGTGTTCTGAGCTGTCTTTCGCATAGGCAGTGGGAGGACACACGTACTTACTGAGCGGCCCCGCAGCTCCCTTAAATTCAGGATGCTTCAGGATAAGGAGTTTCTGCTGCCCAAAGACCTGCAGCAAGGCTTGTGAGGGCTCAAACTTTGGCTTCAGGTTCTGGAGATTCAACCTGTCTAGTGAGAGTCCATGCCTTCACTCCCTGGGTTAGAAGAATAGTTGTGATTTTTTGCTTTCTCACTtcctctctttattctttttccaccAACCTGAGCATGAGAGATGAGAATGATCCTCTAGGACAGAGGTTGCCAAACGATGGCCCAAGTATTTTTGTAAATAGGGCTTAAGAGATCACAGGCACGCCTATTAGTTTACATCTGGTCTGTGGCTGCACTCACGCCAGTATGGCCGAGTTGAGTAGTTGCTACAGAGACCTTATGGCCCTcagagtctaaaatatttactatctggccttttacagcgAAAGTTTGCCAAAATGCTCTAGGAGgtcggtgggggtggggggcagtttgTCCTTTTATAGGCATTCTTGCCCACCCAGAAGTCAACAGGATGACacagtgaaagaaaacatttggagGCTCTGCCAGGCTGGAATACCACACAGCCATCCAGCATCTTCGATTCTGTCCCTATAGGAGGAGCTTCCAGGGGGCTGGAGAGCCCCAGGGGAGTCAAGTGAGGGTCCTGGGTTACCTCCTGTAGCCCCCCACTCCCAGCACACACCTGGTGCTGCATCAGGGATCAAACCACCCTAATGCCCACAGCTGGGAAACCCCATCTTGGTTTCTGTTCAGTGTTAACCCGTTCGTAGAGAGCCATGATTTCTCCCCAGCCTGACATTTGACTGATTCTTGGGTCTGTTGTCAGAGAAGAATGCCAGGCTAACTTCTGGGATCACAGACTCCTaggccctcctctcctctccagccccagTGTCGCTTTCTGAAAAATACCTTTGGAGTTGAGACAAGACACATCTGTCAGATCTCACTTAAACTTCTGTGTGTCTCAGAGAGCCTCCACCTGCAGACAAAAGCCTTCTTTATCACAGCCCCAGTCCCCTCAGGGGCTAGGACGTGTTTTCCTTGCAGTTCAGAGCCAGTGTGTTCTCCAGATGGCTTTACCTCCCTCTGAAACAAGTTGTACATGCATTTAGAGGCAGTCATTACCTACTGCCTTGTTTTTATTGCTGTCTTGTTTTGTCTAGACCAAGCCATTGCTGCAAGGAATCTGGCTGATGGCTGGGCACGGCCTTCCGTAGACCTGCCACCACAGAGTGAGTGGACTGGAGGGCCCCAAGAGGGGCTGAGAGTCAGCCACTTAGTCCTAAGGGATCTTAGTCTCTCAGCTTTGCTTCAGGTTTTTGGCTTCCCTCTCCCAGCCTGAAATGGGagctcttttgtttgtttttttggaatgAGGAATGAATTTCTTGGGTGCTTTCCTGAAAGGAAAGCTGACAGTTCCCCCACAGAAGTGGAAGGTCACATTAAACCATCCTGCTGGATGCCTCGGGTGTCTTTCAAACCCAGAACCGGACTTGggaagagaaacaataaaaatgttgggTGCTTCCCAGGAATGAGAAGCTGGCAGTTCTCCCTGGAGCCACCCGTTTTGCACTGTGAGTGCACAGACACTTCCAATGACGAGGATGGTGATGGTGGCGATGGTGGTCGTGATGAGGATGGTGCCACCTTTCACTTATTTGGAGCAGCatttctcaaccctggctgcacattaggaCCTCCtcaggcattttttttaaagcaccttaTCAGAACCCCACCCCAAAGCAATGCATTTAGACCTGTAATGGTGAGGCTGGCTCCGGCATTGGTGTTCTGAAAAAGCTCCTGGAATATTCTGACGTGCAGCCGGGGCTGAGAGCCGCCGGTGTGCTTTTGGAGCCTGTGACTACAAGCAgcttcttatttaatcctcatcatAGTGCAGTGAGTTTGGTGTTACTACTCCCCTTTCCAGACAGGGAAACTGGGTCCTCAGTGATCCACCGAGGCCTCAAATCCAGGCCTCCTGTCTCAGAgtactccccattctccctcccaaTCCAGCAGCCCAAGAGAAACATAGCTGCCTGGGTTTTAGTGCTTCTGCACAAACTCAGCCGCTCACGTGTTCTCACTGCCCTGCCTCCTCACAGCGAGCCCTGGTTGTCTGTTTTTCCTCCTTGAAGATCATTTCCCACTTGTATCCTTCTGTGTTCACTGCATCCTGCCctccttcacacacacatacccagatACACCTATTACTTTTCAGTGAGCTCCGGATAAAAAGTCCAGTTGTCTTTGCCTTGGGAGGTGACTCAGAATCCATTCATTGCACTGGGCAGCTCTCCTCACGGACTCCCAGAATCCACTGCGCTGGTAACTTCACAGAATCCCAGAATCCACTGCACTGGGAAGCTCTCCTCACGGACTCCCAGAATCCACTGCGCTGGTAATTTCACAGAATCCCAGAATCCACTGCGCTGGTAACTTCACAGAATCCCAGAATCCACTGCACTGGGCAACTCGCCTCACGGACTCCCAGAATCCATTGCGCTGGTAACTTCACAGAATCCCAGAATCCATTGCACTGGGCAGCTCTCCTCACGGACTCCCAGAATCCACTGCGCTGGTAACTTCACAGAATCCCAGAATTCATTGCACTGGGTCACTCTCTTCACTGAATGCCCCTGACCTGGGGCCCCAGGGCAGTCTGGGAGGTGAGACAGCCACATTCCACTACCCAGACTAGGGTCAGGCAGCTGGCAGGGGAGTGAGCAAGGAAGGGTCCACAGCGAAGGGTCCACAGCTCCCTCAGCTGCAGTGAAGTACTCTAAGTTTCACTTTATTTACACAAAGCAACCCGGCTGTCCTCACCAGGGGCAAAGACCGTGGTGGTGGCAGCTGCCGTTGCTGCTGACACTTCTAATCCTGGTTGGTCTGGTTGGGCCAATATAGGGGAGATGCTATAGCATCCGTGCTAATGGCGGTGGGATTTCATCTGGGTCAACCAGACCTGTGGGGAGTCCTGGGTGAGGGAAGGTCTGTAGGGACCCTTGGTGGGGAGGACCCTGATGCTCTGTCCGAGGGCAGTGGGGATGGATACCAGCACTTGGGGCTGGATTTTGAGGCAGGAAAAAACAATGCTACAGAAGCTTGTGTTGCGCGGGATTTGAGAGACCTAGCCTCTTTGTCAGGCtgaactgggtttgaatcctgaccccACTGCTTATTGGAACGTGgccttggataagttacttaatctctctaagcctgaATTTCTGcctctaaaatggagataacgGTAGTTCTTACCTCAGAGGGAAAATTAATGGGACAATCTAGGTTAAACACTACCATGGTGCCTGTCAtttaataagtgctcagtaagtgttagttATTATTGTTGTCAATATTTCATCCACCAAGTTAGGGAAGAAAGGATGTGCAGAACCTTTTTGTGGAAACAGGAATTATCCGAGGCTGAGGGTTTCAGGAGGGGAGCTTTCTCCCGCAAATCTGGACGTAGGGgatctttcccttctccctccttctcgcTTTCTAGTAGCTGCCCTGAGGGAAAGTCAAGCCCAGCTGCTGAGGAGCATGGCCCATTTTAGCTTTTGTACTCTGTCatcatcttatattttaaatagaatgcTTCCTGCAGCGTGTCCCACAGAGCTCTGCAACGTGGTCTGGGCATAAATTAAGTGACAGGGAGAGAACTCAGAGCTAGCAGCAAAGTTTCACACAGACACACCTGTGAgcacagatagatagatatgtagatagataAAGAGAGACACAGTGTGTCTGCCCCAAGCAAGATGGGGGTGAAGGTCAAGGAGGACAAGGACAGCAAGGGGAAGTCTGGCAGCAGACGCTACCACTTCCAGTCTCATGGGTCAGAGGATATCTTTTCATGGACCTGGTCTCACCCTGATGGGGCCACAACCCCATCATGAAACCTGTTTGGCAAGTAACGAAAGCAGACATAACAACCTTCCTGGTGATCCTCGTTGCTGCAAAGCAGTTGGTCGGCAAATCTCCTCAAGGGATCCTAAGCTGGTACCCTCGGGAATAACGGCAAGTGACCCAGAAGTTCAGGAGGCCCCAGGTGGAAGGCCTGCTCTCTTGCAGATGGGGGCCTAGCTGGCCTGGAGGGCTTCAGGGAGGACCTGCTGAGTGTGAGCTGCTAGGGACCACATCTATCCTAGAAGCCATTGGAGATATGACCACATCCTCGCCGAGCCAGTTGGGGATGGAGTTTCCAGGACCTCAGTCAGGGAGCAGATCTGACATGGGGGTCCCAGGAATAGTTAAGATCCCCTTGATTCTTGGATGTGCAGGAAGTCCACCCAGTGTCTTGACCTTGGCTTCCCAGGCTCTGACTCTGCTTTCTGCCAGTTTTGGCCTCCTGGCTCTGCTTGTCCTGTTCTGCAGTATTTATTGGCTCAATCCTACTTTTCTCCTCATTTCAGAAATTCCGGGTAGATATGCCTGGCTCAGGCAGCGCCTTCATCCCCACCATCAACGCCATCACGACCAGCCAGGACCTGCAGTGGATGGTACAGCCCACGGTGATCACCTCCATGTCCAACCCGTACCCCCGTTCGCACCCCTATAGCCCCCTGCCGGGCCTGGCCTCTGTCCCCGGGCACATGGCCCTCCCAAGACCCGGCGTGATCAAGACCATTGGCACCACTGTGGGCCGCAGGAGGAGAGATGAACAGGTACAGTTCCAATCAGGAGCCGCATTGGTGGCTTTCCAGGCCTTATAACACAGTGTTTTTCTGAAGACTGGCAGGGAGCAGGGTCGATGTTCTGGGAGCACTGGGGAGATGAAGGAGCTCAGGACCAGTGGAGGCAGAGCTAGAGACCTGAGAGTCAGGCATTTCGCCTGTGTCCCTTAGAAtctgtgtcttagtttcctcagCTGCAAAATGGAGATAGGGTCTTGCTGGCCAGGACTTGCTTCCACCCGAATGAGATCATGGTGGGAAAGCACATAGTGAGTGATGAGGTGTCAGCACATGGGCAGGACTTAGGCCCTGCCTATAGCAGTATCATTCTCTGATAACTTGGTACAGGGGCCACAGGACAAGCAGCCAGTGAACCCTGGCTGGGAGCTTTTTGGGGAGTCCTTAACTGTCTCCCAGTATCTGGTAGATACCCAGCAGTCCTaaagcccccccgcccccaccttcTAGACCAGTACTGCCCACACTACTTCCATTCTCCCTCCATGGTTCAGGCCTGCAACTCAAGGCAGGACCCCGTTTCAAGTGCCTGGGATGCACATTCGGGAAGTGGAGGGACTCTGGGGGTCTTTGGAGTCTGCTCAGCTGCTTGAGCTCCCAGGGCTGGCGGGGGAGGTGGTCAGATATCATCAGCCTTTTTCTTCCTCAAGGGGCTCAGCTTTGAGCAGGAGTCAACCTGGCTGAGAGAGACGCCAGCAAAGGGTGGGGCCTCTGCTCTCTAGGTAGCATCTACCCAACGCTCAAAAGGCCCATTGTCTGTATTAACAGATTACCAGGGCAGCGTTGGCCCCCTGCTTCCCAAAAGAGAAATCAGAGTCATGCATAATTCCAGAAAGGAGGGAATGAGCCTTCCAAGAGCCCCATCTGTCCCCCTTCACAGATGACACAGCCAGGGCCTGGACACAGCTACCTGGGGCTACTTGGCAAGTGAGTGGGGAAGCGTGGCCTAGAGCCAGGCCCCTGGACCCCTGTGCGGTGCTCTTTCTACAGCACCATGCCACCACAAGTCCAGGGAAGGGAGATACTTTGGCAGTAGAATCcgtttttcaaatgaaatgttaGCTTGAAGAATTACTTCAGTTACAGCTTTGGAACCCCTCCCCATTTCAACCACTGTCCACCTCCACTCCTTGTTCCAATACAAGGACCTTTCAAACGTGGTGCCCAGTGGATAATTGCAGATCCAGTGCCACTAGTCCCCAGGACACTTAGAATCACAAGGGTCACTGCTCTGAGGAACCGGAAGCTTTCACAGGAGCCCCGTTCCTCTGACGACAAAGCTGGGCCTTGTATCCATTACATGTTGGTTTGTTCTATTAGTGGCAGGGCCCTGTGCAGGGACAACATGGAGGGGTGTGCGTAATAGACGGTAACAGACACAGCTCCCGGGTGCTGTCGGGCTTCTGCTGCTGGGGCAAATGGCCAATATCCCCCCTCACTGCTGCTTTCCATACCTGTAGTTATAAATATTGCAGTAGCAGCGATCCTAAGGTCCTCTATAAATGTGCTTCCTTCAGGGAGCCCAGGGTGCTAAGCTTTATAGTCACTGACGATTTGGATTCTCCCTGTATGTAAGGGACCCCTGAGTAAGAGCCAGGCTTGTGAGGGACTCTTGGGTTAGCAGGACAACAAAGCAAGATGTGCTGAATACTCTTCATCCTTTTCTGGACCTGGCTCACACCAAATTTAGAAGTTTATATCTGGAAGAGACTTTGGAGACCAGCTTTTCTATAATTTTCaataattatagaaaattcaataattttccctctgcacctatttaacagatgaggaaactgaggcccagaaagaagGGCCTTGTCCAGGCTCACACAGtgagttagtggcagagccaggactggaatccACCTCTTTTGACCTTCAGCCCTGTGGTTTTCCTACCACACCACCTGGGCGTGCCCTAAGACAATTTggagaatttccttccttttttgagagggaaagagagagccaGAAGTGTTTTATCCCGAGTCAGTTAGGAGTTCAGATCATCGTCTGGCAGCTTGGAGGAAGCCTAGGTGGCGGCATCCTAGAACCTTGGCTCTTTGGGTTCCTAGCCTGAAGGTCTTTTCTCAGAGGCTCACCTCCgccttcccagcctcccccaggGGCAGGAACCTGTTACCAGGGGCTGGCCTGGTGCCTCACTGCCCTCCTCCGTAACCTGCCCCAGAGGCTCCCTCTGAGGCCAGCAGTGGCGGGGAGGGGCGGGCGTGTGTGGCTTGTGGATGGGTATGTAGTGGTGCTGACACACTCAGGTTGTAACCGTGTTGTCACCACCCCTGAACGCTTCCTAAGCCAAGAGCTCCCACAAGTTGCCCCACACCTCACCAGATAGGGGCGAGACTTCTAGGGCAATTGGGAGGTCAAAATTTGTCCAGAAGCAGCCAAGGGGGAACAGAGGCCGAAGTGGACCAGGACCAGCTCTCCATCTTTTCTGCCCCTCATCAGTGAAGGAGGAGGGGGGCTAGCTGGGCCTCAAGGGGAACCCTAGTAGTCTTTCAGTGCCGAGCCCTGAACCCACGACTGCAGCAGGGTTACCCTCTTAGACTCAGGTTGAGACAGGGTTAGGAGTAGCAAGTATTCAGGGCCTTGGCCAAGTGGCCTTGTGACCTCAACTGATCTCCACAGAGACCAGGGTGCCTGAATCTGGGGACTCTGGGTCTCCAGTTGATTTGCTGCTCAGTGAGTGCAGAAAAGGCATCAGAGGGGAGACCTCTGAGTTGCACCTTCTTTCTAGCACTTTCTAGTTTAGAGAGGACTCTCACACTGCATCTCATCTGATCACTGCAGAAACTTCGTGGAAGGCAGGGCAGGTcctattaaccccattttacaaatggggctctgaggctcagaagggtCAGTAATCTGTCCAAGTCCACCCAGAAGTGCCACATCTGTGTTCGGCTCCCAGCTGCCTGACGCCTCTCAGAAGAGAGACCGTGGAGCCAACGGCTCTTTGGGTTCCTAGGCAGAGGAGGGGGCTTAAGGAGGGAAGTGGAGCCGGGACTCCAGCATGGACTCCGAGACCGGGTCTCTGGAAGGGGCCTGAGGACTAACAGAGATGCTACCGGCTGGATGGGCTCAGGTCAGTGCGCACCACCTGGAGGCTGCTGCAGTGATGCTGTGTCCTTTTCAGGACGTCACAGCCACACACCTTCAAGGCTGCAGGGAGCGTCCTGGGGACTCCGGCCTCGGCCCAGCCTGGGCAGTGGCTCCCTCCCTCACAGGATGGCTGGTGGTCCAGGCAGCATCCGTCAGTGGGGCGGCTTCTCTCTCTTAGCCCCTCCAAAAGTGGCTTTGGCCCTTTCCCCATGTATCCCTTGAGGATAGGACTCAGGTCTTATTCCCCCAGAATCTTCTAAGCCCCAAGTACTGTACTTGGCATCTTGTAGGGGTGCCGTCAGTCTGATGACTGAAGGGGTGGTCTGTCCTTTTGAACTGCTTTCTGCCTTGGCCCCCAGCCATCTCCTCACATCACCTCTGCGAGGGGCTGGTGGCCCTCCTCTGGAAGGAGGGCTCTATGTAAACAGAGTGTCAGCCCTGATGGTGGGGGCAGTGCTTGCCCTCTGGCCTGAGCTGCGGGCCCCTAACCAACCTCAGTGTGAGGACCTGCAGGGGGATTTGTGTTCACTTGGTCTGTTGACAAACCTCTAAGCCCTCAAACTGTGCCTGGCATGCAGAAGGGCTCGTTGGTTGAATGAGTGGATGTGGTGGGCAGCAGGGTTTAACCTGCCTAAGGGCCCCTCCTCCTTTCGCTGGTCCTGTCCAGCCCAGCACTGTGCCGGGCACACGGGTGAGTGCTCGGGGTTGAAGTGTGAGCAGCCAGCACTCGAGGGCCGGCAGAGGGGCTTGGGAGTGGGGTGGCCCTCCCCCTGGCAACAGAACATGCCCCCCTGGGTGCTTCTTACTCTGGGCCCAGCTACTTAATCACGTGGAGATAATGAGGCTCGCAGAGCAGGCAGGGTTATGGGGAGGAGTAATTAGGCAGAGAGTGGAGGAAGCTGCGTAAGTGGGTGGGGCGGGCCTGGCACGAGGGGACTCTGCGGGAAGCAGTCCCAGCCTGTTCTCAGGCCTTGGCACTGAATCGGGGCTGGCCTGACACGTGCTGCCATCATGCTTGGGCTGGTGAGTCCCTGACCCATGGCTACCCTGTTCTCCCTTCAAACACGCGACATCACCTTCCAGGGGGGGTTCAGCTCTAAGCGCCCTCCCAGGCGTCCACACAGCAGTGAGCCGCGTGTTCTGGGCCTCTGAGCCGCGCTCCTCTTGCCTtcggccctcccctccccagttccAGAAGGGCTTCTTCCCCTACTCCAAATGCAGTTAAAAGCCAAAAAGATGGCGAGACATTTATCCGAGCCTAACCGTGATCCTTGACCTTGGCCTTTAGCTGTCCCCGGAAGAGGAGGAGAAGCGTCGAATCCGGAGGGAGAGGAACAAGCTGGCCGCGGCCAAGTGCCGGAACCGCCGCCGGGAGCTGACAGAGAAGCTGCAGGCGGTGAGGAGCTCTGCGTGGGGCGGGCGCACTTCTGGGCGGGCCAGAGCAGGGACCCCAGGGCTCCcggcccttcccctcctccttgccCCTAGTGGCTGACATGTGAGTCAGTGCAGACAGAAACATTGCTTCCTTTTAGCACATGGGTCAGCACTGCCCTGATTAAaggagagggctggggagagggagctggCCTTTAGCACCAGCCTGGGCCCAGAGAGAATTGGACAGGCTTCTTGGGCCTGGTACCCTTTCTCATTCAGCGCCTGTGCGGTCCCTGCACTGAGACCTGCTGGGGCTCCTGGGTGAGGAATGGCAGAGGGTGTTGGCATTGCAGGGCCCGGGAGCTAAGGCAAGCCCAGACCTGCCTCCTCTGGGGCTCCTCTTCCCAGGGTGCCTGCCACCAGCAGGAGCGGCCCGGCCTAGCTTCAACCATCTAGTTTGGGCGGGCGAGCATTGGGGGGAACTGCTCTCTGGGCTCCTTCACCTCTGCAGGGGTCGTGACGCTCTCTAGGTCTCATGGAGGTGGGTCACGTGCAGCTGAGTTGTACTGTCTTGGGGTTTTCTCATATCCTTCGTGGCCGGGAGGGTTCCCTGCCGCTGCCCTGAGCCTGAAGCTGTCACCTTGGTAGCTCCTTCTGCCTTTGTGAGTCATTCTCCCCTGCTGCCTAACTGCCCACACCTGGGGGCCCGTGGCCCTACCCCTCCCTCTCAAAAGTTTGACCTGACCAACGTCACATAACTCCCTCCAGAGCCCCGCCCTCCAGGATGGGCCGTATGCCATGTGGGGGAAACCCAAAGCCAGGACTAACTCTCCTGGGTGGAATGTGTTCAAAGTGAGGAGATGAGGGAGACTCCGTTGGCAATCCTTGCAACGACCAGCCAGGATGGTGCTTTGGAGATCATTGCCTTGCACATCCTATTACTTGATCTAATCCTCCCAGTTACCATTCAGCTGCTTCTGCTTCCCTTTGTCCATCCTGGAGCCCTCGCTCGTGGGTCTTGGACGTGCACGGCGTGAATCCCGTGGTGCCTGTAGTGGTGCCCCGTGGCGGTGTTAGAGTCGGGGAGGAGGAGTGGCGGTGCTCCGATGTCACGTGAGGCGGATCCATGAGTGATCAGCACTCCCCAGGGAGACTCCCCCAGCAGAGCCCTCCCTACCACTGACCTTGCAAGGAGCCGTGCCCCTTGGCTCTACCCCAGGTGCTTCTGCCACCAGCCGCAGCAGAGCCTGCCCCCCTGAGGCCCCTCAGCTTTCCCCTCACCTCCCTAGAAGCCTCACACCCAACTCCCCCGCGCCTCCCCACCTACGACCCAGCCACCCAGGCCCTGAGCCACATCCTCCACAGGAAGCCTCTCATAAGCTCATGACATTCATCAGACCCTTGAGACAGATGGAAACTTTTTTTCACTTCGGAATGTGCTGTACTCGGCGGCTTAGCGAAGCTCTGGCCCATGTCATCTCGTTCTCAAACAGGAATCTGTGTTCGGGAAAAGTGGGGAAGAGGCTGGTGACACGTGCCTTGCCGTGTTCCATGACGACCCCCCGCAAGTGCATCTGTTGCTTCTCTGGCTTTGTGTGAAAGGAAGGGCTGAGGTCCATGCCAGCCTCACGTGCCCGCTCAGGCTGGCAGGGGTCTCATCTGTTAAAGCTCGGGGGCTGAACTGAACGTTCTCCCGGGCTTCTGTGAGTCCTGAAACATATGCTTTCTACTTAGAGCTAAAAAGGGAAGAGGGACGGTGAAGATCCAGACGGGATGCATTGAGCACTCCCTGTAAGCCGGGCACTGTCCTAGGCTTGTGTGCGCAGACAGAAATCTGCACTGCCACGCAGCTTAGAATTTAGTGTCGACGGCGAGCTGGATGGGGTTGAGGAGGCACGAGGAGAGGGGGTGGAGCTGCGTGCTGTGCTCCCTTCCCCACCGGATCTCACCCCCAGGCGCACCGGGGGGGCGGTCCTGGCACCAAGGCAGCAGAGCGCGGTAGCATGTGGACTCTGGAGTCAGCTACGTTGGGGTCAAATCTGGGCTACCCTACCTGCTTGCTCTGTGGCGTTGGGCAAATGATTAAACCTCTTGGAAACTCAGTTTCATCTGCAAACTGACACCTGCAGGTTGCTGATACCTGCTTCAAGAAACCGCTGggttgaatgagataatgcctgtGAAAGGCTTGacacggtgcctggcacaaagtaagtgctcgATCATGACAGCTACGATTGTTAATTCACCCTTCCTCCAAGCTGACTTTCCTCTTCTCTCAGTCTGGAGCTttggaaacaaaaggaaaccTTAAGCGTGCAGGTGGCTCAGAAGCAGTGGGCTGTGAGCTTGCTGCCTTCATGGGCTGTCCTCTGAGCACATGGCTGGCTTTCCCTCTCTCAGCCGGATTTGACAACCCCCCAGCGCAGCCCCTGCCGTCCCTCACGTACCCCTCTTCCCCTGCAGGAGAcggaggagctggaggaggagaagtCGGGCCTGCAGAAGGAGATCGCCGAGCtgcagaaggagaaggagaagctggAGTTCATGCTGGTGGCCCACGGGCCCGTGTGCAAGATCAGCCCCGAGGAGCGCCGGTCACCCCCGGCCTCCGGGCTGCAGGCCCTGCGCAGTGGGGGCAGTGGAGGGGTAGGCGCCGTGGTGGTGAAGCAGGAGCCCCTGGAAGAGGACAGCCCTTCGTCCTCATCGGCGGGGCTGGACAAGGCCCAGCGCTCCGTGATCAAGCCCATCAGCATCGCTGGGGGCTTCTATGG from Phocoena sinus isolate mPhoSin1 chromosome 13, mPhoSin1.pri, whole genome shotgun sequence encodes:
- the FOSL2 gene encoding fos-related antigen 2 isoform X2, coding for MPLTWGPRAVWEKFRVDMPGSGSAFIPTINAITTSQDLQWMVQPTVITSMSNPYPRSHPYSPLPGLASVPGHMALPRPGVIKTIGTTVGRRRRDEQLSPEEEEKRRIRRERNKLAAAKCRNRRRELTEKLQAETEELEEEKSGLQKEIAELQKEKEKLEFMLVAHGPVCKISPEERRSPPASGLQALRSGGSGGVGAVVVKQEPLEEDSPSSSSAGLDKAQRSVIKPISIAGGFYGEEPLHTPIVVTSTPAITPGTSNLVFTYPSVLEQESPVSPSESCSKAHRRSSSSGDQSSDSLNSPTLLAL
- the FOSL2 gene encoding fos-related antigen 2 isoform X1, with the translated sequence MYQDYPGNFDTSSRGSSGSPAHAESYSSGGGGQQKFRVDMPGSGSAFIPTINAITTSQDLQWMVQPTVITSMSNPYPRSHPYSPLPGLASVPGHMALPRPGVIKTIGTTVGRRRRDEQLSPEEEEKRRIRRERNKLAAAKCRNRRRELTEKLQAETEELEEEKSGLQKEIAELQKEKEKLEFMLVAHGPVCKISPEERRSPPASGLQALRSGGSGGVGAVVVKQEPLEEDSPSSSSAGLDKAQRSVIKPISIAGGFYGEEPLHTPIVVTSTPAITPGTSNLVFTYPSVLEQESPVSPSESCSKAHRRSSSSGDQSSDSLNSPTLLAL
- the FOSL2 gene encoding fos-related antigen 2 isoform X3, with protein sequence MPGSGSAFIPTINAITTSQDLQWMVQPTVITSMSNPYPRSHPYSPLPGLASVPGHMALPRPGVIKTIGTTVGRRRRDEQLSPEEEEKRRIRRERNKLAAAKCRNRRRELTEKLQAETEELEEEKSGLQKEIAELQKEKEKLEFMLVAHGPVCKISPEERRSPPASGLQALRSGGSGGVGAVVVKQEPLEEDSPSSSSAGLDKAQRSVIKPISIAGGFYGEEPLHTPIVVTSTPAITPGTSNLVFTYPSVLEQESPVSPSESCSKAHRRSSSSGDQSSDSLNSPTLLAL